The following coding sequences lie in one Benincasa hispida cultivar B227 chromosome 6, ASM972705v1, whole genome shotgun sequence genomic window:
- the LOC120079170 gene encoding uncharacterized protein At4g13230-like, which produces MASSTLFKNLPKFGHFGAAITRRSTTSNTTLILASNPKFIHTNLSQDGSEAKDAINPGANEGMMPGENMMKDKAYSTAEHVSEKTKDMAGMVSAKAHAVSAKAKQAMEAAWDSAKDTAQRAKDTLVDTANDSKQFVKANVKSVEKSMNTKNHS; this is translated from the exons atggCAAGCTCCACTCTCTTCAAAAACCTTCCAAAGTTTGGTCATTTTGGTGCTGCAattacaagaagatcaacaaccTCCAACACTACTCTCATTTTGGCTTCTAACCCTAAATTTATTCAT ACAAATCTATCACAAGATGGGTCAGAAGCCAAAGATGCCATAAACCCAGGAGCAAATGAAGGAATGATGCCCGGGGAAAATATGATGAAAGATAAGGCTTACTCTACTGCAGAACAT GTGAGTGAAAAGACAAAGGACATGGCAGGAATGGTAAGTGCAAAAGCACATGCAGTTTCAGCAAAGGCAAAGCAAGCAATGGAAGCAGCATGGGACTCAGCAAAGGACACAGCCCAAAGAGCAAAGGACACATTGGTTGACACTGCCAATGACTCCAAACAATTTGTCAAAGCAAATGTTAAGTCTGTTGAGAAGAGCATGAACACCAAGAACCATTCTTAA